TCGAGGCCGGAAACAGTCCCTGGAAGATCTACGTCGACAGTTTCTGGAACGGCATTCCCAAGGGGATAGAACTCCTGGGCTTCTTTCTGGTCAGAACTTCCGGCTGGAGCCGCCTTCTCAACGCTCTCAACCTTCCCCTGGTCCCCCTGGGGATTCTTTCCTGCTATACGCTTTCCCGAATGCTGGGGGCGCGGCGAAGCTGGTCATGGGCCGCCTCGATGCTTTTCATCGCGGTTCCGGTCGTCACGGCTCAATGTCTGACGACCTATGTCGACGCCGGGGTCGCCTGCGTCTATATCGCCGCCTTCGCACTGACCGCGGGGGCCGCGCGCGCCCTGCGCTCGGCCGTCATCCCCTGGAAACTGCTCCCCGCCCTGGGGTGCATCGGAGGCTTGGCGGCCGCGGCCAAAGGCCCCGGTTTCGCCGTTCCTGGAATCGCTTTTATTCTCTGCGCGGCCGTCGGATGGAAGATGGTTTCCAGGAGGAGCCTGGTCGCATTTCTGGCGGTCTGGACGGTACTCGTAACCCTGGTCGGCGGGTATTGGGCCGTCCGCAACTTCGTCCATACCGGCAGCCCCGTCTATCCGGTGGGGCTGCGGATCGGCGCCCACACCATCTTCCCCGGAGGCTGGCAGGATTTCCCTCCTCCCTACGAAGAGGAACAGGCCGAGTGGAGCCAGGGGAAGCGTATTCTCGTCAGCTGGCTCAATTTCGAGACCGACTGGAGCCGGGCTTACTCCACCAACTTCGGAGGACTGGGCCATCTCTGGATTTTCGGAGCCGTGCCCGCGGCGGCGATATGTATGGCTCTAGCCGTTTTTGCACGGGGTTCCCGCCGCCCGGACCCGTTGACGCTGGGCATACTCCTGGCCTTCTGCGTGCCGTTGTTTTTCTTCATGCCCTACCACCACAACCACAAGGTCCGCTATGTCGTCTGGCTCTACGGACTGGGGCTGCCGGCCTTCGCTTTCGTCGGCGGTCTGGCCTCTCGATCGGGCCGCATCTGGATGAAACGGCTCCTCCGGAGCTGGTGGGCGTTTGTGGTTATCGTCGCTCTGGGAGAGGGTTGGTTCGCCTTCTGGGTACAGGTGGAACGCCTTGATCGCATGCAGAACCCAGATGCCGATGCCCCCCTCAGCCTTAACCGCATCCTCAACGCATCCGTGGCCCCTTATCCGGCCGCTATCCGGTGGCCGACCTTGCGGGGGACCGTTTTCGAAGACGTTTTTCAAAGAACGGATAGCGTCGCCATCGCCGACTTGGTCGAAAACCACGAACTCCTGCTCGGGCACCTGACCCAAGGTCCGGCGCTGGGGAAACGTCGGATTTTTTTCCTCGACAGTGGGACGGCCAACGATCCGGAAAAACTGCGAAGTTTCATCCGCGACAACGGTATTCGCCTGGTCATCTACGAATGGGGAACCATACCTCCGGAACCGCTGAGGAAAACGGCGGTGATCCACGAACAGGTCGGGAAGCTCTTTCGGATACTGGCATTCGTTCCCGAGCCCTCGACCGAGAAGGAACACATGCCGTGAAGACCCTCCTGCGAACATGGCGCACGGTCAGGCACCTTCGCCCGGTTCAGATCAAGGGACAGATCCGGCGGCGGCTGCTGCAGGCGCTTCCGTATATGCCTCCGCGGCCGCCGGGAAGCGCTCTGGAAGCTTCCCCCATAGCTTCTCCTTGCCTTGTTCCCGAAACCGGATCGAACTCGGAATCGAGCATATCGAGCGGGCGGTTCGTCTTCCTCAACCAGTCCCGGGATTTAGGCCGGCCACCGGTCTGGCAGCGCGAAGATCTTTCCAAGCTCTGGCTCTACAACCTCCACTACTTCGATTGGCTGTGGCTTCTCGATTATTCCCGGGGCAGGGACGCCGTCGACGACTGGATACGCCGCTATCCTCCGGGAAAGGATAAAGCGGGCTGGGAGCCCTACCCCCTGACTCTACGTCTCGCCAACTGGGCCCTTTATTTTTACGGGAAATACAAAGAAGACCTGCGTATGGACCCCGCGTTTGTCCGTCTATTGGCGCCTTCTCTACTCCTCCAGGGCCGGATGCTGCGCAAAAACACGGAATACCACCTTTTAGGCAACCACTATTTCGACAACGGCGCGGTGCTGGCTCTCCTGGGAAGCATCTTCCGGGGACCCGAATCCGAAAAGTGGCTGCGAACGGGAGAGAAGATCATGTTCGAACAGATCCCGGAGCAGATTCTTCCGGACGGGACCCATTTCGAACTGTCCCCCATGTACCAATGCCGGATCGCTTTCCTCCTGATCCACCTCGTCGGCTACGGGCGAAGCCCGTTGGCGGAAATCGCCGGGGAAGCCCTGGGCCGGACCCTCGCTTCTCTCGAACGCCTGACCCATCCCGACGGGGAAATCGCCCTTTTCAACGACTCGGCCTTCGGAATCTATCCCCCCCCGAGCGCCCTGCACAAGAGTGCCGAAATCCTGAACATCGCCCTCCCCCGGTCGAGCCCCGGGTTCTGGGCCCTCCCCTACGCCGGGTACTACGGCTGGAAAGACGGATCCGGAAACTACCTGATCTGCGACGCCGGCCCGACAGGGCCGGACTATATTCCCGGCCACGCGCACGGAGACATCTTTTCCTTCGAGCTTTCATTGGCCGGAACCCGCTTCATCGTCGATACCGGAGTTTGCGGGTATTCCCCGGGAGGGCTGCGCTCCTATTGCCGTTCAACCGCGGCGCATAACACCGTCGAAATCGAAAAGACCGACCAGAGCGAGTTCTGGGGGTCTTTCCGGGTCGGTCACCGGGCCCGACCCCGCGAGGTACGCGCCGCGGAGAACGGCAACGGTTTTTCGCTCTCCGGCTGGCATGACGGCTATCGGCACTTATCCGGCAGGCCGATTCACCGGCGCACGTTCCGCTGGCAGTCCTCCCCTCCCCTCCTGGAAATCGAGGACACGATCCAATCTTCCTCGGACGTGCGGGCGCGGTCCCGTTTTCATATCCATCCCCGGGTCTCGATCGAGCGCGAGGGCCCGGAAACGCTGGTCCTGCGCCGGGGAACGACGGCCGCCAGGATTTCGTTCCCGGGTTGTCCCGGCGTCACGGTCGGCGCCGCCCCGTATTGCCCGGAATTTTCCACCGAGCGCTCCATGCCCGTTATCGTCGCCGAAAGCAGCGGACGCAATATCGTCTTCAAGACCCGGGTGTCATTGCTATAATGTAAAGCGGCACGAGGAAGGCGGCTGAACCCGGTGAATATCATCTTTTTTTCGCATTACTTTGTCCCGGAGGTCAACGCTCCCGCCAACCGGACCTACGCCAACTGTAAACGTTGGGCGAAGGCCGGCCACCGAGTCACCATTATCACCAGCGTTCCCAACTGCCCCCGGGGTAAAGTTTATCCAGGCTACCGCAACCGGAGAATCCAGCGCGAGAAGGTCGACGGCATCGAGGTGGTGAGGGTATGGACCTTCATCGCCGCCAATCAGGGGACTTTGTTCCGGATCGTCAACTATCTTTCCTACTTCGTCAGTTCCGTCATCGCTGCCGTAAGCCTGCCCCGCCCCGACGCCGTCATCGCCACCTCCCCGCAGTTTTTCTGCGGCTGGGCCGGACTTTGGGCAGCGCGCCTGAAAAACGTCCCTTTCATCCTCGAAATACGCGATATCTGGCCTGAGTCCATCAAGGCGGTTGGGGCCCTGCGCTCCTCCCTTCTGATCCGGGCTCTGGAACATCTCGAACTCAAGATGTACCGGGGGGCATGCAAAATTATCGCGGTCGGAGAAGGCTACCGGGAGATTCTGTTGAGTAAAGGCGTTGCGCCCGATAAGGTCGAGGTAATCCCCAACGGGGTCGATCGTGAACTTTTTTCGCCCCGGGAACCGGACCGGGATCTGGAGCGGGCACTCGACGCCAAGGGCGCCTTCATCTGCGCCTATGTGGGCACCATCGGCATGGCCTGCGGCCTGGAAATCGTCTTGGACGCAGCTCAAATCCTGCTGGAAACCGGAAGGAACGACATTCTTTTCCTCCTCGTCGGCGACGGGGCTCAGAAATCGGAATTGGAGCGGAAAGCCCGGGAGCGGGGCCTGAACAACGTCAGATTCACAGGCCAGGTTTCCCGGGAAGAGGTCCCTGCATATCTTTCCATCTCCGGGGTCGTTTTGGTTCATCTGAAGAAAACCCCCCTTTTCACCACGGTGATGCCCTCCAAAATCTTTGAGGCAGCGGGGATGAAGAAACCTATAATCTGCGGGGTAGCCGGAAAAGCGGCGGCGCTGATCGCGAAAGCGGAAGCGGGGGTGAACATAACCCCCGGCAGCGCCGAAGAACTGGCGGCGGCCGTTGTGGACTTGGCCGACCAACCGGATAAGCGGGAATCGTTCGGGGAGCAGGGGTACCGCTATATAGTTTCCCGTTTCGACCGGGAAGAACTGGCGGATCGCTACCTGGAAATCATCGTTCGGACAATGGAGAAACCCAGTAATGTTTGACCTTCTGCCGGGATATATCAAAACCTGGTATTTCCTTCCCGGCGTCTTCTGTTGCGGGCTCGCGCTCTCGCTCCTGATCACGCCCGGTCTGATCCGTTACGCCCGAAAACACGGAATCGTGGATCAGGGCGGTTACAGGAAAAAACATCAGGCGGCCGTGCCGGTCATCGGCGGAGTAGCCGTGCTTTTCCCTTTCGTCTTCATCTGCGCGGCGCTCGGGCTGCTGGGCCAGTTGGGAGTCGACCACTGGAGACTGGCCGCCAGAATCGGCGTGCTGGGCCCGGTCATGGAATTCGCTCGGGAACGTTTTTCCCTGCGGCCGGATCTTCTCATCCTTTGCCTGGGCGCCGTCGCGGCGGCTTTCCTGGGAATGCTCGACGACCTACGCGGCCTGAAAGCACGGGTCAAACTGCTGGGCCAAATCGTTATCGCTCTCTTTATCTGCGCCACCGGCCGCTATCTGAAGTTGATATATATCCCCTTCGTCGGCGGATTCGAACTCAATCCGGTCTGGGGCGTCATCGCCAGTTCTTTTTGGATCGTGGGATTGATGAACGCCTTCAACCTCATCGACGGAATCGACGGACTGGCGGCGGGAGTGGGGATGATCACCGCCGCCGCCCTGGCCGTACTCGGGGGCTTGAACGGTAACGCGTTCATGGTCATGGTCTGCGCCGCCCTGGTCGGAACGCTGGGAGGATTCCTGCGGTTCAATTTCGCGCCGGCCAAAATTTTTCTCGGCGATACCGGAAGCATGCTGATCGGTTATCTGTTGGCGGCGATCACCCTGCTGGGAACGTACAAGTCGGAGACGGCCTTCATCCTGGTCGCTCCCATCCTCGCCTTGAGCCTCCCTCTTTTCGAGGCTTTCATCTCCATGCTGAGAAGATTCATCCGCGGAGTCCCGATCTTTGCCGGCGATAATTACCACACCCATCACCGGCTTCTCTACCGGGGCTTGAGCGAGCGTAAAGCGGTGTCGATTCTGTACGCGGTGACGCTGTTTCTATCGGTTTCGGCGGTACTCAACAATATTATTCCCGAAAAAACCCGCTGGGCCTGGGTACCCCCCGTGCTTTATTTCGGTACCTTGATCTGGTTGACCTGGTGGGCGGGCTATCTGCGCCCTCAGGCGATCGGCAGGATATTCAGCCGGCGAGCCCGCAATTCGGTTCTCACCACCTTGGCTAAATACGCGTCGCAGACCATATCGACTCCTCACCGGGAAGTATCCCTGGAAGAAGTCTTCGATATCTGCCGACGGGAAATCAAATTGGATTGCCTCGAAGCCTGGTTCGAATCTTCGGGAACGGTTATCTGTTCCTGCCGGGCCCCGGGGTACTCGGGGGACGGCACGTCGGTTATCAAAATATCGCCCCCCACGGGAAGGACAGTCCTCGTCCGTTACACGTTCCGGGAAGGAATGAGCGAAGAAGAGCGGATCGACGCCCTCGCTTGCCTGGGCGGGATATTCGAACAAGCCGATACCGACGCCATTGCCCGCCGCCTCAACCTGCTCTGAACCGTTTCCCCGGAACCGGAGGCGCCGGAGTTCCTCCGTCCTGGGGAAAAGCAAAAGCCCGGGACCGCGCCGGTCCCGGGCTTGAGCCGTCTTCTCGTAGAACGAGTAGACGTCGATTACATATTCTGCATGGAAGTCTGCAGCTTCTGCATGGCTTCGGTGACCTTGGGGTCCTGCCCGAAGCTCTGCTGAATCTTCATCATCGCTCCCATCAACTTCTGAACGGTCTCGTCCATGTCGTTCAATTCGGCCTGAATCTCCTCGGGAACATCCTTGCCTTCCTTGATCCCCGGATATTTCTTGGCCATCTCTTCCATCCGCGGCCGGAGGCTCGTCATCGTCGCCGTCAGCTGATCGATGGCGGCGGCGGCCTGGTCGGCGTTCTGAGCCGATTCGACCGCGTCGGCAAAGTCGCTCATGGCGGCTTTCTGTTCCTTGATCAGATCGGCGTCGCTGCCGCCGC
The sequence above is drawn from the bacterium genome and encodes:
- a CDS encoding alginate lyase family protein — protein: MKTLLRTWRTVRHLRPVQIKGQIRRRLLQALPYMPPRPPGSALEASPIASPCLVPETGSNSESSISSGRFVFLNQSRDLGRPPVWQREDLSKLWLYNLHYFDWLWLLDYSRGRDAVDDWIRRYPPGKDKAGWEPYPLTLRLANWALYFYGKYKEDLRMDPAFVRLLAPSLLLQGRMLRKNTEYHLLGNHYFDNGAVLALLGSIFRGPESEKWLRTGEKIMFEQIPEQILPDGTHFELSPMYQCRIAFLLIHLVGYGRSPLAEIAGEALGRTLASLERLTHPDGEIALFNDSAFGIYPPPSALHKSAEILNIALPRSSPGFWALPYAGYYGWKDGSGNYLICDAGPTGPDYIPGHAHGDIFSFELSLAGTRFIVDTGVCGYSPGGLRSYCRSTAAHNTVEIEKTDQSEFWGSFRVGHRARPREVRAAENGNGFSLSGWHDGYRHLSGRPIHRRTFRWQSSPPLLEIEDTIQSSSDVRARSRFHIHPRVSIEREGPETLVLRRGTTAARISFPGCPGVTVGAAPYCPEFSTERSMPVIVAESSGRNIVFKTRVSLL
- a CDS encoding MraY family glycosyltransferase gives rise to the protein MFDLLPGYIKTWYFLPGVFCCGLALSLLITPGLIRYARKHGIVDQGGYRKKHQAAVPVIGGVAVLFPFVFICAALGLLGQLGVDHWRLAARIGVLGPVMEFARERFSLRPDLLILCLGAVAAAFLGMLDDLRGLKARVKLLGQIVIALFICATGRYLKLIYIPFVGGFELNPVWGVIASSFWIVGLMNAFNLIDGIDGLAAGVGMITAAALAVLGGLNGNAFMVMVCAALVGTLGGFLRFNFAPAKIFLGDTGSMLIGYLLAAITLLGTYKSETAFILVAPILALSLPLFEAFISMLRRFIRGVPIFAGDNYHTHHRLLYRGLSERKAVSILYAVTLFLSVSAVLNNIIPEKTRWAWVPPVLYFGTLIWLTWWAGYLRPQAIGRIFSRRARNSVLTTLAKYASQTISTPHREVSLEEVFDICRREIKLDCLEAWFESSGTVICSCRAPGYSGDGTSVIKISPPTGRTVLVRYTFREGMSEEERIDALACLGGIFEQADTDAIARRLNLL
- a CDS encoding glycosyltransferase family 4 protein, which encodes MNIIFFSHYFVPEVNAPANRTYANCKRWAKAGHRVTIITSVPNCPRGKVYPGYRNRRIQREKVDGIEVVRVWTFIAANQGTLFRIVNYLSYFVSSVIAAVSLPRPDAVIATSPQFFCGWAGLWAARLKNVPFILEIRDIWPESIKAVGALRSSLLIRALEHLELKMYRGACKIIAVGEGYREILLSKGVAPDKVEVIPNGVDRELFSPREPDRDLERALDAKGAFICAYVGTIGMACGLEIVLDAAQILLETGRNDILFLLVGDGAQKSELERKARERGLNNVRFTGQVSREEVPAYLSISGVVLVHLKKTPLFTTVMPSKIFEAAGMKKPIICGVAGKAAALIAKAEAGVNITPGSAEELAAAVVDLADQPDKRESFGEQGYRYIVSRFDREELADRYLEIIVRTMEKPSNV